Genomic segment of Candidatus Palauibacter australiensis:
CGCCTCTTCCGGCGTGAACGCGGCCACGCTGCTCCCGGCCCCGCTCAGCCAGGCCGCGTGCGCCCCCGCCCCCTTTGCCGAAGCAAACACGTCGTAGAGCGGCGGGAACAGGGCCGACCGCTGCTGCTGGTGGAAGCGGTCCTGCGTCGCCTCGTCGAGCAGGTCCGTGCGACCCGCCGCCAGCGCCGCCACCAGCAGCCCGAGCCGGCTGCTGGTGTGGATTGCGTCCTGGCGGCTGTAGCTGTCGGGCAGGAGGCGGCGCGCCTCCTTGGTCGGCATCGAGTGGTCTGGGATCAGCAGCGCGACCTGCAGGTCGCTCGGGTAGCGGCAGCGGACGCGGGCGAACCCGTCCTCGGTGGCGACGCACGCCTGCACCCCCCCGAACAGCGCCGGACAGGCGTTGTCGACGTGCCCTTCGAGCTCGGCCGCCAGTCCCAGGCAGGCATCCTCGTCGAGGGGATGTCCCTCCCGCTCGTTCACCGCGAGGACGCCGGCCACGCGCGCGACCGCGCTCGCCCCCAGGCCCCGGCCCAGCGGGATCGCGACCGTATAGCGGGCCGTCAGCCCCGCCGGGCT
This window contains:
- the thrB gene encoding homoserine kinase; amino-acid sequence: MEGTAVTVRVPATSANIGTGFDCLGLALDLFASVTVTFSDAEQLPTNDVGEKMVLSAARAAYERIGRPSPAGLTARYTVAIPLGRGLGASAVARVAGVLAVNEREGHPLDEDACLGLAAELEGHVDNACPALFGGVQACVATEDGFARVRCRYPSDLQVALLIPDHSMPTKEARRLLPDSYSRQDAIHTSSRLGLLVAALAAGRTDLLDEATQDRFHQQQRSALFPPLYDVFASAKGAGAHAAWLSGAGSSVAAFTPEEASRDVAKAMLDRLEAAGMSGRTLVTRIAASGAEVSRVEMVDV